CTGGACCTATGTGGAACGActcagctctttttttttacagtctctggttctgTGGCCAGGAACCATACTATGGAACCAATACGGAACACGGAACTGTGGACAGAAACAGCAGTTCCCCCGGGAACTTTTGGTTGTTACACCAGAACGGAAATAAACAATACCGGATAATTGGTGAGAGGTTCAGATGCAAAGGCTGAGACTCAACGCTTTTTTATTTGATAGCTATTTTGGTAACGTGTTTTACATAAAATAGTTCTCAACATATTGAACTTAGCCTCTTCTCTTGAAATGTGAAAGAACCAGTTGGCAAGCCACAATGTCTGATTGCGTCAATTTGCACACGCAGCTGGCCTACATATTAGACGCACTGGCGAATAAGGCTTTGGAAGAAATCTGCAAAGTCGTGGACGATGGATATGCCGTGTTACGTTTTGAGGTGTCCCGGCACCAGAAAGAAAACGAAGTCCTTAAGAGAAAACTGCAGATGATGGCGCTTAAATCTGTGCAATGTTCTGCAGAAAGAACAGCGACGCACACGACCGCAAATGCAGTTGAGGTTTGCCATACGTTGAGTGGAGCAACAGTGGGTAAGTTGGTTTAGCTCAGCTGGCTTGCCAGCGGCGTTATGTCTGACCCAGTATTAGCttgaaattgtttaaaaattacAGTCGCACAAGATCACATTCATACAGTGCTTCTGCTTATCATTAATGGTTATCAATCCATAACCACCACCCTTCTCCGTCCTCTGTGGGTTTAGATGAGTGTGGTTTTGCGGCTGCAGAGAGGGCGTTTGGTCGACGGGAGAGGAGTCAGAGGAGAGACGGAGAAACGACAAATCtagatgatgatgaagatgatccTGAAACGCAGGACGTCGTTGCGAAGGAAGAGGTCAGTTAACGGGCTGAGTGTCCGTAACAGGCACATGTAGTGGAAGTGCTTCCGACTGTGTTATTTAACTGATGTTATGTGCGGAAAAAAACgccagatatttatttattatatagattttttaaaaagcatctgCAATTCTTTGTCTCAAGGATGGACGGCCAGAATTATTAATTATCAAGGAGGAGAGACGTGAAGATGACCAGGGGATCAGTGAGCCGCTGGGAGTGGAGACGGTCCGGGGAGACAGTAAGCGGAAGCTTGCGTGACTatgactgtgctgtggtgtTGATGCTGCTGCAGACGggttatgaaacattttatgagagattattttccattttggaaATGGCTTATCCAAATCAAAGAaatcaattacatttcaaaatgatggTGATGACACGTTATGTACACATTATGAAGGGTTCATAACCTTTTGATAATAATTTGTAAGCTACTATCAACATCGTTGAGTTTTAAGTGTTTATATCTCAAGTGAATTTGcaattcataattttgttgttttttctccccTGCAGGAGCGGTGGAGTGGAGGGCAGGCAGCAGGGAAAAACGTCCTGTTGAGGAAACGCAGAATAAAGCAGCGAAtcacactgagcagcacaggaccAGACGCGCTGTTTGGGAGGTCAGTGGACTGGAGTCTGTCCTAAAAGCAGAGGGACAGAGCGAGTGTGTCGAGACGCTCCAACACAGAGGAGCTGAACACAGGGCAGGAGGACTGAACAGTCTGGACTCTGAGTTTGTCATGTTCGAAAGACCAGGCCAGCTGGGGTCCTACTGTACACAAGGGGGCGCTGTGACGGAGACAGAGGATCCGTGTTGCTCTTACTCTGCAGAAATGGACCCAGAGGGCCTGTTGGGTCCGTTCACTGAAGGGCAAGACAGGAGTGGATGTGATATGAACTTCAGCACATCGGACAGCGTTCAGACACACCTGGGGGACATCGCGGGAAAGAAGCCGATCGTTTGCAAGTACTGCGGGAGGGGATTCGCTCGCAGAAACGCCCTGGAGATCCACCAGCGGGTGCACACCGGCGAAAAGCCCTTCAGCTGCCTGCAGTGCGGGAAGCAGTTCGCCCACTCCGGCAACCTGAAGGTGCACCAGAGCGTGCACACGGGGGAGCGGAGGTTCCGGTGCGCGCTCTGCGGGAAGCGCTTCATCTCGTCCAGCCACCTGAAGCGGCACTGGAGCGTGCACACGCGGGAGCGCCCCTTCAGCTGCGCCCAGTGCGGCAAGCGCTTCTCCGACGCCGGCAGCCGCAAGCGGCACCAGAGCGTGCACACCGGCAGGACGGCGTTCGCCTGCGCGCCGTGCGGCAGGAGGTTCGCCTCCTCGGGTCACCTCCGACGGCACCGGCTGCAGGTGCACGTGCCGGACGGCGCCGTGGAGGATCCCTGGCCTCAGGGGGAAAACGAGCCTCTTTAACCTCACAGGACACGCAGAGGCAGGacggtaaatggtaaatggtaaatggactgcatttatatggcgcttttatccagggcgctttacaattgatgcctctcattcacccattcacacacacactcacacgccaacggtgaaaggctgccatgcaaggtaccagtcagctcgttgggagcaattaggggttaggtgtcttgctcagggacacttcgacacgcccagggcgggggatcgaaccggcaaccctccgactgccagacggccgctcttacctcctgagccatgtcacCCAACGGGGATAAAATACACTGAGGTTACTTGCAAGCTGAAGTATATCAGCTACTCATGTACGCAATTAAGAGAGTATATTCAGGTTAATACTGTTTGCCATGACGGCTTGCAGCTCATTTCAGAACTAATGTCGATGGTCCTGTGACTGTACTTTGCTGAGCTCCCTCCAGAATATTGTCATTTCTTTGCACGATGATGGAAGATCGTTTCTGAAGTCCCAGGAAAGGGAAGTAACAGCGATGGCTTGTCTGGAAGGTTGTGTGAAGAAGACCCCACAACGCTGGTTACCGTGGGCTACAGAACTGCTGAGAAATAGTGCTTGGTCTTGGTATTTTACACAATAAACAAGACTACTTCTTTGGGACAGCCCTTcactgtggggggtgggggggtggtggtcagTATGTTGGGATTCTCAACTTGGGTAAACCATAGAAAGAACTTTTTAAGAATTCTGAGTTGTGAACTGGCTGACGGATACCGCAGGCACGAGTTAAAGTTAAGTTAGAGTTGAGTAAATAAAGCAGGTCACAGTGCACACTCCACTCCGTGACCCCAAAGCAAAGGGTCTGCAGATTGTCTGGAGATCGCGGCTACTGGTTGAgttcccctctctcctcagagCTGGGGAGTGGCTCTCCTCTGCGGAGCCTCCTTTAGCCTGTGAGGCTTTCTCCTGTGACTCTCAGCTTAAAACACGTCAGTGTAGGTTTGGGACTGTCACTGTGGACAGaccatgtctgttttttttctttgtttaaaaaaaaataaaaaataaaaaatcaagacTGGTGACTGGATGTGGTTGTATTCTGAGCTCTATTCATTACAAgtgattattacatttattgagAAATGGGTTATGactattttctgtgtgtgtacttttttattttagatttccTAATCATATTATGTGTTTTCATCAACAAATCCTGAAGAACAGGCTTCTGTGGGTAAAGGTATATGCCAGATCTGAATAATTAAATGCTTCCCTTGACCTCACAAATAATCAGTGACCGGATCTAAACTCATcacattattttctatttctatcACCTATAGCCTGTATTTGTTACTGCACAGCCATTgttagtaatttttttttaatgtatgccAGAACTTCTGAATACACTAAACCTACAGAACTTCACTATATTGATTATGGATGTGCCAAGTTGAATTTACCATGAGCCACATTGAATTATTCAGTCATGAGATAATTTAACTGCACCTTGGAGGTGACTTGACTTTAGCTGCTGCTTCAGTATTTGTATTAGACATTCTGGATAATGGCAGCTCTTAAACAAGTGGAGAGCGTAGGGAAGGGTCCATAATACGGGAGTGCACAAGGGCCGATCCATTTCGGGGTTTTGTggcaacttctgctcttaattattttatcAGCAGAACTACCAGCTACAGCCATAGACTATagtgtatcctaaagattttactgtgctcaagcaCAAGAATGAaccagcatagtttatagatttgtcagaaaactgaaactgaGGTAATTGGTTGGAGTATAAACCAGAATGCAGAAttgccctccaggaccagagttgtgcatAGAGGCTTGTCCAGTACAGGCTCCTCCTCTGGTTAAATAGGGAGATAAATGAAGTGCATCAGGGGTCTGTACTTGCAGTTGTGTGTGATGTTGCTTTGTCTTCAGCATATGTGAACGTCAAACAGGAATCCTGTGCTATAACCTATAACCTGTGGGAGAGGGAATGTATGCTTGCTATCACTGTATGAGAGTGGGTTAGGTCGAAATCTCTGATTTCATaaggaaaaaattgaaatttttcAACAACCGTTCTAGGAAGATGTGAAATACAATTCCATTTAGAATATGTGCTTCGGTTACAAGTACTCAGGCAGAAGATGAACGTTGTTTTATACAATACAATTTGAtctgtagaaaaataaatcgTAAGCTCAGATAGGATCCAGATACCGCACAAGCCTACAGTATTGACGGGTATTCATTCTGCAAAATCTTAAATGGCCCGTATTACAGTGAATAAGGTAGCGATTCTGCGCCGCGGACGCGCATCGTTTGTGGCTTCCTCGCCAGCCCGGAAGTAAACACACAGAAGGGCACAAGCGACCGTGAGAGCTGGCATATTTTTTACACCTCAGTAATTGTGAACTTTTAGGGTCCAGTCGTACCGTAGTAAGCCCCCCTAAAATCACAGTTTCTTCGAAACTGATCTTTGGGACAGGGAGTGAAGTATCCAATGTCGAACTGTGTTTCCTTTCATACCCAGCTAGCCTCCATCATGGAGGTGCTGGCGAACGCGGCCGTGGCAGAGATCTGCAAACTCGTAGATGATGGCTACGCGGTTCTACGACTGGAAGTGTCCGAAAGCCGAAAAGAGAACAAAGCTTTGAAGAGGAAACTGCAGCTGATGGAGATGCGGGTCGCGAGAGATGCCTCTGTAAACAACCGACCTGACAGAACTAAGGTCTGCAGCGCACTAAGACGAACCACGAGAGGCAAGTTAACACAAAAACCATATCGCAACGTGTAGCctatattataatttaatataacatTTATCATCGATTAGTATTtgtactgctttttaaaaaacagaaatgtcaaTGCTATTTTGCCGccttcataattaaaaatatgtatacgTTTTATAATAATCTGTGTAATTTAATCGTTGGCTAAATTAGCTGTGCCTGTATTACAGAAGAGGGCCCTTTCCCAGGTGCACAGAGGGTTTTCCGCAAACCGGCGAACCGGGGTTTGACTAGAGATGGAGAGGCTGACGTCACGGCCGTGGATGGAGACGGAGCTCCGACGCACCCCGTGGTCACGTGGGACGAGGTCTGCTGATGCGAAATGCTGATGCCTGTGACAGTATATATTTCAAGTAGCTATGCTCTAACATTAATATGGacaagcacattttatttgttgatcACTGAGATTTTTTTCACCCAAATTCAGGGATGGGCTGTGTTTAATAAATCAATGGTGATTTACCATTTCTGACAAATCATGATCTTCTGCAGGTGAGGCTCTAAATAGAGGCTGCAGTTCAGGCTAACACAACCATTGACCTGTCTTGGGCTGAGACTAACGTTTGATTGACTGGTATCTGTCAGGTTGATGACTGCGTtcctctgtttcagtgtgtagaCCTGGAGGAGGAAAGGTCCAAGTCACTTCCTGTCAaagaagagaaacaggaagaggagagtgACCCACTGAAAGGACCCCATTTTCCTGGAGAGAGTAA
This region of Anguilla anguilla isolate fAngAng1 chromosome 5, fAngAng1.pri, whole genome shotgun sequence genomic DNA includes:
- the LOC118228277 gene encoding zinc finger and SCAN domain-containing protein 2-like isoform X6 yields the protein MSDCVNLHTQLAYILDALANKALEEICKVVDDGYAVLRFEVSRHQKENEVLKRKLQMMALKSVQCSAERTATHTTANAVEVCHTLSGATVERAFGRRERSQRRDGETTNLDDDEDDPETQDVVAKEEDGRPELLIIKEERREDDQGISEPLGVETVRGDRAVEWRAGSREKRPVEETQNKAANHTEQHRTRRAVWEVSGLESVLKAEGQSECVETLQHRGAEHRAGGLNSLDSEFVMFERPGQLGSYCTQGGAVTETEDPCCSYSAEMDPEGLLGPFTEGQDRSGCDMNFSTSDSVQTHLGDIAGKKPIVCKYCGRGFARRNALEIHQRVHTGEKPFSCLQCGKQFAHSGNLKVHQSVHTGERRFRCALCGKRFISSSHLKRHWSVHTRERPFSCAQCGKRFSDAGSRKRHQSVHTGRTAFACAPCGRRFASSGHLRRHRLQVHVPDGAVEDPWPQGENEPL
- the LOC118228277 gene encoding zinc finger and SCAN domain-containing protein 2-like isoform X5, encoding MSDCVNLHTQLAYILDALANKALEEICKVVDDGYAVLRFEVSRHQKENEVLKRKLQMMALKSVQCSAERTATHTTANAVEVCHTLSGATVDECGFAAAERAFGRRERSQRRDGETTNLDDDEDDPETQDVVAKEEDGRPELLIIKEERREDDQGISEPLGVETVRGDRAVEWRAGSREKRPVEETQNKAANHTEQHRTRRAVWEVSGLESVLKAEGQSECVETLQHRGAEHRAGGLNSLDSEFVMFERPGQLGSYCTQGGAVTETEDPCCSYSAEMDPEGLLGPFTEGQDRSGCDMNFSTSDSVQTHLGDIAGKKPIVCKYCGRGFARRNALEIHQRVHTGEKPFSCLQCGKQFAHSGNLKVHQSVHTGERRFRCALCGKRFISSSHLKRHWSVHTRERPFSCAQCGKRFSDAGSRKRHQSVHTGRTAFACAPCGRRFASSGHLRRHRLQVHVPDGAVEDPWPQGENEPL
- the LOC118228277 gene encoding zinc finger and SCAN domain-containing protein 2-like isoform X4 — encoded protein: MANAVNQNFHSQLRSVVDILAITAVKEISNLVDDGFAILHLEISRSQKENEALKCKIQTMELQMARGCEQELGLREQLVKCRCGGVQNEENSFKTTNGVFAERMDMPKMDAERPSRHENTPALTADVRTECANVEEESTKLVLVKEETVEEVRDPQGEMNTRQDRAVEWRAGSREKRPVEETQNKAANHTEELTEQHRTRRAVWEVSGLESVLKAEGQSECVETLQHRGAEHRAGGLNSLDSEFVMFERPGQLGSYCTQGGAVTETEDPCCSYSAEMDPEGLLGPFTEGQDRSGCDMNFSTSDSVQTHLGDIAGKKPIVCKYCGRGFARRNALEIHQRVHTGEKPFSCLQCGKQFAHSGNLKVHQSVHTGERRFRCALCGKRFISSSHLKRHWSVHTRERPFSCAQCGKRFSDAGSRKRHQSVHTGRTAFACAPCGRRFASSGHLRRHRLQVHVPDGAVEDPWPQGENEPL